A portion of the Channa argus isolate prfri chromosome 19, Channa argus male v1.0, whole genome shotgun sequence genome contains these proteins:
- the LOC137104439 gene encoding leucine-rich repeat-containing protein 30-like isoform X3 — MGGAVCMEEGKEDKRSVRREDSLMSADRIRRFTVKQFGYNILSLARRGLKKIPDELWEMVELEKLNLSLNSLKVLQPQLALLSNLVVLNLWGNQVLSLANNQLSYLPDSLANLTRLRKLNLSHNHIAHIPGCVYNMKALVFLHLACNHLENLAENIQSLVELKILIVEGNSLYSLPKAICYLTRLELLNLDFNNIKDVPQEMHQLSRLEKLACHPLDKGLHIVHNPLLKPIKEVLEGGITALFNYLKAG; from the exons ATGGGGGGAGCAGTGTGTATGGAAGAGGGGAAGGAGGATAAGAGGAGCGTGAGGAGGGAGGACAGTCTGATGTCAGCAGACAGAATCCGACGTTTCACTGTCAAACAGTTTGGATACAATATCCTAAGTCTGGCCCGTCGAGGACTGAAG AAGATCCCAGATGAACTGTGGGAGATGGTGGAGTTAGAGAAGCTGAATTTGTCTCTCAACAGTCTAAAGGTTCTTCAACCTCAGCTGGCTCTTCTCTCCAACCTGGTGGTCCTCAATCTGTGGGGTAACCAA GTGCTGAGTTTGGCCAACAACCAACTGTCCTACCTGCCAGATAGTCTCGCCAATCTGACCAGACTGAGGAAACTCAATCTCAGCCACAACCACATTGCTCATATCCCAGGCTGCGTCTACAACATGAAGGCCCTG GTGTTCTTGCATCTGGCCTGTAACCATCTGGAGAACCTGGCAGAGAACATTCAGTCTCTAGTGGAGCTCAAGATCCTCATTGTGGAAGGTAACAGTCTCTACTCTCTGCCCAAAGCCATCTGCTACCTCACCAG GTTGGAGCTGCTGAACCTAGACTTTAACAACATTAAGGACGTACCACAG GAAATGCACCAGTTGTCCCGGCTGGAGAAGCTGGCCTGCCACCCTCTGGATAAAGGACTCCACATTGTCCACAATCCGCTGCTTAAGCCTATCAAGGAGGTGCTGGAGGGTGGGATCACCGCCCTCTTTAACTACCTGAAAGCTGGGTAG
- the LOC137104439 gene encoding leucine-rich repeat-containing protein 30-like isoform X1, with product MGGAVCMEEGKEDKRSVRREDSLMSADRIRRFTVKQFGYNILSLARRGLKKIPDELWEMVELEKLNLSLNSLKVLQPQLALLSNLVVLNLWGNQLSSLPAEIGQLRRLRVLFVYRNRLTEVPEELGDCTQLEVLSLANNQLSYLPDSLANLTRLRKLNLSHNHIAHIPGCVYNMKALVFLHLACNHLENLAENIQSLVELKILIVEGNSLYSLPKAICYLTRLELLNLDFNNIKDVPQEMHQLSRLEKLACHPLDKGLHIVHNPLLKPIKEVLEGGITALFNYLKAG from the exons ATGGGGGGAGCAGTGTGTATGGAAGAGGGGAAGGAGGATAAGAGGAGCGTGAGGAGGGAGGACAGTCTGATGTCAGCAGACAGAATCCGACGTTTCACTGTCAAACAGTTTGGATACAATATCCTAAGTCTGGCCCGTCGAGGACTGAAG AAGATCCCAGATGAACTGTGGGAGATGGTGGAGTTAGAGAAGCTGAATTTGTCTCTCAACAGTCTAAAGGTTCTTCAACCTCAGCTGGCTCTTCTCTCCAACCTGGTGGTCCTCAATCTGTGGGGTAACCAA CTGAGCAGTCTGCCGGCAGAGATCGGCCAGCTGAGGAGACTCCGAGTTTTATTCGTATACAGAAACAGATTGACTGAAGTTCCTGAAGAGCTGGGAGACTGTACACAGCTAGAG GTGCTGAGTTTGGCCAACAACCAACTGTCCTACCTGCCAGATAGTCTCGCCAATCTGACCAGACTGAGGAAACTCAATCTCAGCCACAACCACATTGCTCATATCCCAGGCTGCGTCTACAACATGAAGGCCCTG GTGTTCTTGCATCTGGCCTGTAACCATCTGGAGAACCTGGCAGAGAACATTCAGTCTCTAGTGGAGCTCAAGATCCTCATTGTGGAAGGTAACAGTCTCTACTCTCTGCCCAAAGCCATCTGCTACCTCACCAG GTTGGAGCTGCTGAACCTAGACTTTAACAACATTAAGGACGTACCACAG GAAATGCACCAGTTGTCCCGGCTGGAGAAGCTGGCCTGCCACCCTCTGGATAAAGGACTCCACATTGTCCACAATCCGCTGCTTAAGCCTATCAAGGAGGTGCTGGAGGGTGGGATCACCGCCCTCTTTAACTACCTGAAAGCTGGGTAG
- the LOC137104439 gene encoding leucine-rich repeat-containing protein 30-like isoform X2, whose product MGGAVCMEEGKEDKRSVRREDSLMSADRIRRFTVKQFGYNILSLARRGLKIPDELWEMVELEKLNLSLNSLKVLQPQLALLSNLVVLNLWGNQLSSLPAEIGQLRRLRVLFVYRNRLTEVPEELGDCTQLEVLSLANNQLSYLPDSLANLTRLRKLNLSHNHIAHIPGCVYNMKALVFLHLACNHLENLAENIQSLVELKILIVEGNSLYSLPKAICYLTRLELLNLDFNNIKDVPQEMHQLSRLEKLACHPLDKGLHIVHNPLLKPIKEVLEGGITALFNYLKAG is encoded by the exons ATGGGGGGAGCAGTGTGTATGGAAGAGGGGAAGGAGGATAAGAGGAGCGTGAGGAGGGAGGACAGTCTGATGTCAGCAGACAGAATCCGACGTTTCACTGTCAAACAGTTTGGATACAATATCCTAAGTCTGGCCCGTCGAGGACTGAAG ATCCCAGATGAACTGTGGGAGATGGTGGAGTTAGAGAAGCTGAATTTGTCTCTCAACAGTCTAAAGGTTCTTCAACCTCAGCTGGCTCTTCTCTCCAACCTGGTGGTCCTCAATCTGTGGGGTAACCAA CTGAGCAGTCTGCCGGCAGAGATCGGCCAGCTGAGGAGACTCCGAGTTTTATTCGTATACAGAAACAGATTGACTGAAGTTCCTGAAGAGCTGGGAGACTGTACACAGCTAGAG GTGCTGAGTTTGGCCAACAACCAACTGTCCTACCTGCCAGATAGTCTCGCCAATCTGACCAGACTGAGGAAACTCAATCTCAGCCACAACCACATTGCTCATATCCCAGGCTGCGTCTACAACATGAAGGCCCTG GTGTTCTTGCATCTGGCCTGTAACCATCTGGAGAACCTGGCAGAGAACATTCAGTCTCTAGTGGAGCTCAAGATCCTCATTGTGGAAGGTAACAGTCTCTACTCTCTGCCCAAAGCCATCTGCTACCTCACCAG GTTGGAGCTGCTGAACCTAGACTTTAACAACATTAAGGACGTACCACAG GAAATGCACCAGTTGTCCCGGCTGGAGAAGCTGGCCTGCCACCCTCTGGATAAAGGACTCCACATTGTCCACAATCCGCTGCTTAAGCCTATCAAGGAGGTGCTGGAGGGTGGGATCACCGCCCTCTTTAACTACCTGAAAGCTGGGTAG